AGCAGTTGATAGTACACCAGGAAAAGAAGCGGTATCACTAAATACAGTAGAAAATCTGACAGCCACATCTTCTTTAAGTGCTAGCGAGAGTGAACTAGATGTGCCATAGTTTCTATAAGCTAACTCTAAAGAGGGTTGAGCTTGTTGTAATTTTGCCTGAGACGGTAAGCGATCGCGCTTGATGTGGGAATTAAAATTAGGGTCAGCAGGTACTAGATTCCAAAGTTCGTTAATCGGATAGAGAGATACAGGTAAAAGGTGGTCTAAATCGTATCTGATACCATAAGAAATGTGCTTTTGCGTCCAGGGGCAAACAAACTCCGTTCCTTCCATCAAGAGTACATCAACATGGTTGCGTTCCCAACTCAAAGGTCTGCGGTTGTCCGGTCTATCTGTTAGCAGCTGATAAATGCAACCTCGATGCACTTTAGTGTGATTTTCTTGTTGCACCTTTTCAGTAAACAAGCACCATTCATGAATAGAAAGCGCTTCAATCCACAATGACATCTCTCCAAAAGTTTGCCACAGATCGGCTTGAATTACTAAGCATTTGTCTGCTAGTTGAGTACCTGGAATTGCTACAACTGAAGTGCTAAGTTCTGCATACTTTAAAGGTTTATCAAACACACTCCAGTGACCAAACCCTGCATATCTAACAGGCATTTCAATTGCTTTACTAATGGCAGTGAGGGCAGCTTGGTAGACTTGACGTAACGGTTTTGAGTAGGCAAGATATTTTCGCGGTACTCTCAACTCGTTGATGAGGAAAAAGCCATCGCTAGGGCTTGAGGTTCCGCCAACAATTGATTCCCATTCACACCGTAGTCTCTCTAACTCAGGGCGAAACGACATATCATTTCGCAATTGACCGTTCAGTGTTGCTCGTTGCCCTTGCAAAATGGGTTCGGTGGGTTTGACAAATGGCCAATAGTAAGCCACCCAAAACTGTGCTAGTAAACGCAAAGGAACTGCTACGTCTGCTCTTAGGTTCCGCAAATCAGGGAAGCTGAGGACAACATCATTAATCGCACGCAGCAAGGCAATTTTATAGCTTGTAGCTTTTGTATCGTGCTTGAGAATTGTACTGATGATTTTGCTTCCCGATGACATAGCAAGGGTTAAAAAGGCTACTCTATAGTATTCCCGTTTTCATCCCGTTTGATTTCTACCACAGTGACATCAAAACTTTCCCATTCTTGAACTGTAAAACCTGCATCTGCTTCTTCAGGAAACCTAGTTGCCATTTTCTCCCAAGCTTCTTCTTCGCTTTCAGCCCAGATATAATGACCCT
This Nostoc sp. 'Peltigera membranacea cyanobiont' N6 DNA region includes the following protein-coding sequences:
- a CDS encoding HNH endonuclease domain-containing protein, with the protein product MSSGSKIISTILKHDTKATSYKIALLRAINDVVLSFPDLRNLRADVAVPLRLLAQFWVAYYWPFVKPTEPILQGQRATLNGQLRNDMSFRPELERLRCEWESIVGGTSSPSDGFFLINELRVPRKYLAYSKPLRQVYQAALTAISKAIEMPVRYAGFGHWSVFDKPLKYAELSTSVVAIPGTQLADKCLVIQADLWQTFGEMSLWIEALSIHEWCLFTEKVQQENHTKVHRGCIYQLLTDRPDNRRPLSWERNHVDVLLMEGTEFVCPWTQKHISYGIRYDLDHLLPVSLYPINELWNLVPADPNFNSHIKRDRLPSQAKLQQAQPSLELAYRNYGTSSSLSLALKEDVAVRFSTVFSDTASFPGVLSTAVVDLINIFAESRNLARF